The Streptomyces sp. NBC_01268 genome window below encodes:
- a CDS encoding TrmH family RNA methyltransferase: MQYDEGYGPEVGVGPHPEPWPRGERYDPELLAGGDRRNVVDRYRYWTREAIVEDLDTRRHGFHVAVENWGHDFNIGSVVRTANAFLAKEIHIVGRRRWNRRGAMVTDRYQHVRHHPDTEALTAWAAAENLPIIGIDNLPGAVPLERTVLPRRCVLLFGQEGPGLTEEARKHAAMVCSIAQFGSTRSINAGAAAAVAMHAWVQRYADVPDPQ, encoded by the coding sequence ATCCAGTACGACGAGGGGTACGGCCCCGAGGTCGGCGTCGGGCCGCACCCGGAGCCCTGGCCGCGGGGCGAGCGCTACGACCCCGAGCTGCTGGCGGGCGGGGACCGGCGCAATGTCGTCGACCGTTACCGGTACTGGACGCGCGAGGCGATCGTCGAGGACCTGGACACCCGCCGCCACGGCTTCCACGTGGCGGTGGAGAACTGGGGCCACGACTTCAACATCGGTTCGGTGGTGCGGACCGCCAACGCCTTCCTCGCGAAGGAGATCCACATCGTGGGGCGGCGGCGCTGGAACCGGCGCGGGGCCATGGTCACCGACCGCTACCAGCATGTGCGCCACCACCCGGACACCGAGGCGCTGACCGCCTGGGCGGCGGCCGAGAACCTGCCGATCATCGGCATCGACAACCTGCCGGGCGCGGTGCCGCTGGAGCGCACCGTGCTGCCGCGCCGCTGTGTGCTGCTGTTCGGGCAGGAGGGGCCGGGCCTCACCGAGGAGGCACGGAAGCACGCCGCGATGGTCTGCTCGATCGCCCAGTTCGGCTCGACCCGGTCGATCAACGCGGGGGCCGCGGCCGCCGTCGCCATGCACGCCTGGGTGCAGCGGTACGCCGACGTCCCGGACCCGCAGTAG
- the paaA gene encoding 1,2-phenylacetyl-CoA epoxidase subunit PaaA has protein sequence MTAGTAETTATATPATTGTAATHAALEAVFDAAVAADERIEPRDWMPDAYRAGLVRQIAQHAHSEIIGMQPEANWITRAPSLRRKAILMAKVQDEAGHGLYLYSAAETLGTSRDELLDKLHSGRQKYSSIFNYPTLTWADVGAIGWLVDGAAITNQVPLCRCSYGPYARAMVRVCKEESFHQRQGYEALLALSRGTEAQHAMAQDAVDRWWWPSLMMFGPPDDESTHSAQAMAWKIKRHSNDELRQRFVDIAAPQAESLGLTLPDPDLKWNEERGHYDFGPIDWAEFWDVLKGNGPCNEQRLTQRRQAHEDGAWVRDAAAAYAAKHTAKQHTTDGEARA, from the coding sequence ATGACCGCAGGTACGGCAGAGACGACAGCGACAGCGACACCGGCGACGACAGGGACGGCGGCGACACACGCAGCCCTGGAAGCGGTGTTCGACGCCGCCGTCGCCGCCGACGAGCGCATCGAGCCACGCGACTGGATGCCCGACGCCTACCGGGCCGGCCTGGTCCGCCAGATCGCCCAGCACGCCCACTCCGAGATCATCGGCATGCAGCCCGAGGCGAACTGGATCACCCGCGCCCCCTCCCTCCGGCGCAAGGCGATCCTCATGGCCAAGGTCCAGGACGAGGCCGGCCACGGCCTGTACCTGTACAGCGCCGCCGAAACGCTCGGCACCAGCCGCGACGAGCTCCTCGACAAGCTGCACTCCGGCCGCCAGAAGTACTCGTCGATCTTCAACTACCCCACGCTGACCTGGGCCGACGTCGGCGCCATCGGCTGGCTCGTGGACGGCGCCGCCATCACCAACCAGGTCCCCCTCTGCCGCTGCTCCTACGGTCCGTACGCGCGCGCCATGGTCCGGGTCTGCAAGGAGGAGTCGTTCCACCAGCGCCAGGGGTACGAGGCGCTCCTCGCCCTCTCCCGCGGCACCGAGGCCCAGCACGCCATGGCCCAGGACGCGGTGGACCGCTGGTGGTGGCCCTCGCTGATGATGTTCGGCCCGCCGGACGACGAGTCGACCCACTCCGCCCAGGCCATGGCCTGGAAGATCAAGCGGCACTCCAACGACGAACTGCGCCAGCGCTTCGTCGACATCGCCGCCCCGCAGGCCGAGTCCCTCGGCCTCACCCTGCCCGACCCCGACCTCAAGTGGAACGAGGAGCGCGGGCACTACGACTTCGGCCCCATCGACTGGGCCGAGTTCTGGGACGTCCTCAAGGGCAACGGCCCCTGCAACGAGCAGCGGCTCACCCAGCGCCGCCAGGCGCACGAGGACGGCGCCTGGGTCAGGGACGCCGCCGCGGCATACGCCGCGAAGCACACCGCGAAGCAGCACACGACGGACGGGGAGGCACGGGCATGA
- the paaD gene encoding 1,2-phenylacetyl-CoA epoxidase subunit PaaD, whose translation MVTTAPATPATAPPTALEEELARIAGAVPDPELPVLTLAELGVVRGVHVLGPGRVEVELTPTYTGCPAIEAMSSDIEHALHAHGMPEVSVVTVLSPAWSTDDITEEGRSKLTEFGIAPPRPQGPTGGPIPLTLAIRCPNCGSTDTELLSRFSSTACKALRRCTACREPFDHFKEL comes from the coding sequence ATGGTGACCACCGCCCCGGCCACCCCCGCCACGGCCCCGCCGACCGCGCTCGAAGAGGAACTCGCCCGCATCGCAGGCGCCGTCCCCGACCCCGAGCTGCCCGTCCTCACCCTCGCCGAACTCGGCGTCGTGCGCGGCGTCCACGTCCTCGGGCCCGGCCGCGTCGAGGTCGAACTCACCCCCACCTACACCGGCTGCCCCGCGATCGAGGCGATGTCCTCCGACATCGAACACGCCCTCCACGCCCACGGAATGCCCGAAGTCAGCGTCGTCACCGTCCTCAGCCCCGCCTGGTCGACCGACGACATCACCGAGGAAGGGCGCAGCAAACTCACCGAGTTCGGCATCGCCCCGCCCCGCCCCCAGGGCCCCACCGGCGGCCCCATACCCCTCACCCTCGCGATCCGCTGCCCGAACTGCGGCTCCACCGACACCGAGCTCCTCAGCCGTTTCTCCTCCACCGCGTGCAAGGCACTCCGCCGCTGCACCGCCTGCCGCGAACCGTTCGACCACTTCAAGGAGTTGTAG
- a CDS encoding acyl-CoA dehydrogenase family protein, with protein sequence MDFTFTEEQHAAVEAARAVFSDVAPDAVPSPALTPGAVADDYDRPLWARLATADLLGLTLDPAHGGAGLDPIALCLVLRESARVLARVPLLETTAVALTLQQYAPAETAAALLPRVTRGELVLTAAAHGRTGHDPAPLAVTAHRDTTGWTLDGHTSAVPWAHQADRIAVPAHTPDGRTVLALLPRTHQGLTLADQYATHGELLAELHLDGVHLDPADVIDTEGAWERLRDLLATGTCALALGLGEQVLTMTSQYTGKREQFGHPVATFQAVAVQAADRYIDLRAMEVTLWQAAWRLTTDAGGPLPTGGDIAVAKIWASEGVRRVVQTAQHLHGGFGADTDYSLHRYHAWAKHLELALGPAAAHEEELGDLLAAHPLA encoded by the coding sequence GTGGACTTCACCTTCACCGAAGAACAGCACGCCGCCGTCGAGGCGGCCAGGGCCGTCTTCTCCGACGTCGCACCCGACGCCGTACCCAGCCCCGCCCTCACACCCGGCGCGGTCGCCGACGACTACGACCGCCCGCTCTGGGCCCGCCTCGCCACCGCCGACCTCCTCGGCCTCACCCTCGACCCCGCCCACGGCGGCGCCGGGCTCGACCCCATCGCCCTCTGCCTCGTCCTCCGCGAATCAGCCCGCGTCCTCGCCCGCGTCCCCCTGCTCGAGACCACCGCGGTCGCCCTCACCCTCCAGCAGTACGCGCCCGCCGAAACCGCCGCCGCCCTGCTCCCCCGGGTCACCCGCGGCGAACTCGTCCTCACCGCCGCCGCCCACGGCCGCACCGGACACGACCCGGCACCCCTCGCCGTCACCGCACACCGGGACACCACCGGCTGGACCCTCGACGGCCACACCAGCGCCGTCCCCTGGGCCCACCAGGCCGACCGCATCGCCGTCCCCGCACACACCCCCGACGGCCGGACCGTCCTCGCCCTGCTGCCCCGCACCCACCAGGGCCTCACCCTCGCCGACCAGTACGCCACCCACGGCGAACTCCTCGCCGAACTCCACCTCGACGGCGTCCACCTCGACCCCGCCGACGTCATCGACACCGAAGGCGCCTGGGAACGACTCCGCGACCTCCTCGCCACCGGAACCTGCGCCCTCGCCCTCGGCCTCGGCGAACAAGTCCTCACCATGACCAGCCAGTACACCGGCAAGAGGGAACAGTTCGGCCACCCCGTGGCCACCTTCCAGGCCGTCGCCGTCCAAGCCGCCGACCGCTACATCGACCTGCGCGCCATGGAGGTCACCCTCTGGCAGGCCGCCTGGCGCCTCACCACCGACGCCGGCGGACCGCTCCCCACCGGCGGAGACATCGCCGTCGCCAAGATCTGGGCCTCCGAGGGCGTACGCCGCGTCGTCCAGACCGCCCAGCACCTCCACGGCGGCTTCGGCGCCGACACCGACTACTCCCTGCACCGCTACCACGCCTGGGCCAAGCACCTCGAGCTCGCCCTCGGCCCCGCGGCGGCCCACGAAGAGGAACTGGGCGACCTGCTGGCCGCCCACCCCCTCGCCTGA
- a CDS encoding HTTM domain-containing protein, producing MSRTPAAPAQPRVPFERRLARALQKVTAEALGPYQTAIVRIGFSFTWLLFLLREWPHRMELYGPDGPWSWEMGRRLITDNHAFTALMWSDGRLWFELVYGLAALSSLLLLLGWHTRAVSVVFMAGVLSLQNRSIFMGDGGDNVVHIMALYLVLTRCGQVWSLDARRAARRARSGAAGGPDRDLVGPVLWTLLGGLLLATTYFSDITGEWWLVVLLWVLWLGQGLWWLVCRYAADEPRTLLDVIANLTHNAALLVIMVEVCLIYATAGWYKIQGSRWQDGTALYYPLKLDYFSPWPALSELLGTSGVMVLLLTYGTVIVQVAFPFTLFNRKVKNVLLGVMMLEHAGIAVLLGLPVFSLAMISADAVFLPTGFLLWLGVRAARGRDRLLRREPPAEEEAPAPRPRTLVG from the coding sequence ATGAGCCGCACCCCCGCTGCCCCCGCGCAGCCCCGCGTCCCCTTCGAGCGGCGGCTCGCCCGCGCCCTCCAGAAGGTCACGGCCGAGGCCCTCGGCCCGTACCAGACGGCGATCGTCCGGATCGGCTTCTCGTTCACCTGGCTGCTGTTCCTGCTGCGCGAATGGCCGCACCGCATGGAGCTGTACGGGCCCGACGGCCCCTGGTCCTGGGAGATGGGCCGCCGGCTGATCACCGACAACCACGCCTTCACCGCCCTGATGTGGTCGGACGGGCGGCTCTGGTTCGAGCTCGTCTACGGGCTCGCGGCGCTCTCCTCGCTCCTGCTGCTGCTCGGCTGGCACACCCGGGCCGTGTCCGTGGTCTTCATGGCCGGCGTCCTGTCCCTGCAGAACCGCTCCATCTTCATGGGCGACGGCGGCGACAACGTCGTCCACATCATGGCGCTCTACCTCGTCCTCACCCGCTGCGGCCAGGTCTGGTCGCTGGACGCCCGACGGGCGGCCCGGCGCGCACGGAGCGGCGCGGCGGGCGGTCCGGACCGCGACCTCGTGGGGCCGGTGCTGTGGACCCTCCTCGGCGGCCTCCTGCTGGCCACCACCTACTTCTCCGACATCACCGGGGAATGGTGGCTCGTGGTGCTGCTGTGGGTCCTGTGGCTGGGGCAGGGGCTGTGGTGGCTGGTGTGCCGGTACGCCGCCGACGAGCCGCGCACCCTGCTCGACGTCATCGCCAACCTCACCCACAACGCGGCCCTCCTCGTGATCATGGTGGAGGTCTGCCTGATCTACGCGACGGCCGGCTGGTACAAGATCCAGGGTTCGCGCTGGCAGGACGGCACCGCGCTGTACTACCCGCTCAAGCTGGACTACTTCTCCCCCTGGCCGGCCCTCTCCGAGCTGCTGGGCACCAGCGGCGTGATGGTGCTGCTGCTGACCTACGGCACGGTGATCGTGCAGGTCGCGTTCCCCTTCACGCTCTTCAACCGCAAGGTCAAGAACGTCCTGCTCGGGGTCATGATGCTGGAGCACGCCGGCATCGCCGTGCTGCTGGGGCTGCCCGTCTTCTCGCTCGCGATGATCTCCGCGGACGCGGTCTTCCTGCCGACGGGCTTCCTGCTGTGGCTGGGCGTGCGGGCGGCGCGGGGCCGGGACCGGCTGCTGCGGCGGGAGCCGCCCGCGGAGGAGGAGGCTCCGGCGCCACGTCCCCGTACCCTCGTCGGGTGA
- a CDS encoding rhodanese-like domain-containing protein, translating into MNFAPLPSVDAASVPADALVLDVRENDEWAAGHVEGALHVPMSDFVARFGEVTEAVAEGRRAFVMCRVGGRSAQVTQYLVQQGIDAVNVDGGMLAWEGAGRPMVADGGSPAYVL; encoded by the coding sequence ATGAATTTCGCCCCGCTGCCGTCGGTGGACGCGGCCTCCGTGCCGGCCGACGCCCTGGTGCTGGACGTCCGTGAGAACGACGAGTGGGCGGCCGGCCATGTCGAGGGTGCGCTGCACGTGCCGATGAGCGACTTCGTGGCGCGGTTCGGTGAGGTGACGGAGGCCGTGGCCGAGGGGCGGCGGGCGTTCGTGATGTGCCGGGTGGGTGGCCGTTCGGCACAGGTCACGCAGTATCTGGTGCAGCAGGGCATCGACGCGGTGAACGTGGACGGCGGGATGCTGGCCTGGGAGGGTGCGGGGCGCCCGATGGTCGCGGACGGCGGGAGCCCCGCGTACGTGCTGTAG
- a CDS encoding 2Fe-2S iron-sulfur cluster-binding protein — protein MQSSKTGRAGFHPLRVSEVEQLTDDSVAVTFAVPPELRETYRHTPGQHLALRRTGAHGEEIRRTYSICAPAAPEGETPVLRVGIRLVDGGEFSTYALKELAAGDTVEVMEPMGRFVLDPRPGHFAAVVGGSGITPVLSMAATLLARQPDATFCLVRSDRTAASTMFLDEVADLKDRFPDRFQLVTVLSREEQQAGLPSGRLDHERLTTLLPALLPVGDIDGWFLCGPYGLVQNTERALRDLGVDRGRVHQEIFHVDDGSAPAPAPAADAPADATLTATLHGRSGNWPVQQGETLLETVLRARADAPYACKGGVCGTCRAFLVTGEVRMDRNFALEPEETDAGYVLACQSHPATPEVELDFDR, from the coding sequence ATGCAGTCCTCAAAGACCGGACGGGCCGGATTCCACCCGCTCCGGGTCAGCGAGGTCGAGCAGCTCACGGACGACTCGGTGGCCGTCACCTTCGCCGTCCCGCCCGAGCTGCGCGAGACCTACCGCCACACCCCCGGCCAGCACCTCGCCCTGCGCCGCACCGGAGCCCACGGCGAAGAGATCCGCCGCACGTACTCGATCTGCGCCCCGGCCGCCCCCGAGGGCGAGACCCCCGTCCTGCGCGTCGGCATCCGCCTCGTCGACGGCGGCGAATTCTCCACCTACGCCCTCAAGGAACTCGCCGCCGGCGACACCGTCGAGGTCATGGAACCCATGGGCCGCTTCGTCCTCGACCCGCGCCCCGGACACTTCGCCGCGGTCGTCGGCGGCAGCGGCATCACCCCGGTCCTGTCCATGGCCGCCACCCTGCTCGCCCGGCAGCCCGACGCCACGTTCTGCCTCGTGCGCAGCGACCGCACCGCGGCCTCCACGATGTTCCTCGACGAGGTCGCCGACCTCAAGGACCGCTTCCCCGACCGCTTCCAGCTGGTCACCGTGCTCTCCCGCGAGGAACAGCAGGCCGGACTCCCCTCCGGACGGCTCGACCACGAACGGCTCACCACCCTGCTGCCCGCGCTGCTCCCGGTCGGCGACATCGACGGCTGGTTCCTGTGCGGCCCCTACGGCCTGGTGCAGAACACCGAACGGGCCCTGCGCGACCTCGGCGTCGACCGCGGCCGCGTCCACCAGGAGATCTTCCACGTCGACGACGGCTCCGCCCCCGCCCCGGCCCCCGCGGCGGACGCCCCCGCGGACGCCACCCTGACCGCCACCCTGCACGGCCGCTCCGGCAACTGGCCCGTCCAGCAGGGCGAGACGCTCCTGGAGACCGTGCTGCGCGCCCGGGCGGACGCCCCGTACGCCTGCAAGGGCGGAGTCTGCGGCACCTGCCGCGCCTTCCTCGTCACCGGCGAGGTCCGGATGGACCGCAACTTCGCCCTGGAGCCCGAGGAGACCGACGCCGGATACGTGCTGGCCTGCCAGTCCCACCCGGCGACCCCGGAGGTCGAGCTCGACTTCGACCGCTGA
- a CDS encoding DUF5819 family protein, whose protein sequence is MDSYDDGGVEEGVGEARTSRDTGEAGGTGGAGDGRGAEESGDTEDSARQVRDPDSGLVRQDGSLPQDAPEPEDAPAPQDGLAPPAVPRTGIAALSLPYQVVAAVALAVLGVFACVHLGMVFLHVAPSNTLTKQHGEAVDDWVYPEFEQNWKLFAPNPLQQNVAVQVRAQVAGDGGRRTTGWIDLTGQDAANIRGSLLPSHTEQNELRRAWDFYLNSHTDDHRPNGLRGELSESYMRRIVMRRLDERELGGTVQRVQLRSVTRPVPAPSWSGEKTDTKPVFRSYPWWRITDPDRPAGAAGAEARSLAPNRTEAGR, encoded by the coding sequence ATGGACTCGTACGACGACGGAGGCGTGGAAGAGGGCGTCGGGGAGGCCAGGACCAGCAGGGACACGGGGGAAGCCGGGGGCACAGGGGGCGCCGGGGACGGCAGAGGTGCCGAGGAGTCCGGTGACACCGAGGACTCCGCCAGGCAGGTCCGGGATCCCGACTCCGGTCTCGTACGGCAGGACGGCAGCTTGCCGCAGGACGCCCCCGAGCCTGAGGACGCCCCCGCGCCGCAGGACGGGCTCGCTCCTCCGGCCGTGCCCCGTACCGGGATCGCCGCGCTCTCGCTCCCGTACCAGGTGGTCGCCGCCGTCGCGCTCGCCGTTCTCGGCGTCTTCGCCTGCGTGCATCTCGGGATGGTGTTCCTGCACGTCGCCCCGTCGAACACGCTGACCAAGCAGCACGGCGAGGCCGTCGACGACTGGGTCTACCCCGAGTTCGAACAGAACTGGAAGCTCTTCGCCCCCAACCCGCTCCAGCAGAACGTCGCCGTCCAGGTGCGCGCGCAGGTGGCCGGTGACGGCGGACGCAGGACCACCGGCTGGATCGACCTCACCGGCCAGGACGCCGCGAACATCCGCGGCAGCCTCCTGCCGAGCCACACCGAGCAGAACGAGCTGCGCCGGGCCTGGGACTTCTACCTGAACTCCCACACCGACGACCACCGCCCCAACGGGCTGCGCGGAGAGCTCTCCGAGAGCTACATGCGGCGGATCGTGATGCGCCGCCTCGACGAGCGGGAGCTCGGCGGCACGGTCCAGCGGGTCCAGCTGCGCTCCGTGACCCGGCCCGTCCCGGCCCCCTCGTGGAGCGGTGAGAAGACCGACACGAAGCCGGTCTTCCGTTCGTATCCGTGGTGGCGGATCACCGATCCCGACCGGCCCGCCGGGGCCGCGGGCGCCGAAGCCCGGAGTCTCGCGCCGAACCGTACGGAGGCCGGCCGATGA
- the paaC gene encoding 1,2-phenylacetyl-CoA epoxidase subunit PaaC has protein sequence MTTQPATTPAAALALGDDALVLAQRLGEWAGNAPVLEEEVALANIALDLLGQARILLSLVGDEDELAYLREERAFRNCQLVEQPNGDFAHTIARQLYFSTYQRLLYGELATGDGPLAGLAAKAVKEVAYHQDHAEHWTLRLGDGTDESHRRMQQACDALWRYTGELFQPLDGLDIGPDAAAAMERAWLDSVTAVLDKATLTVPSGPRTGAWKAGAGRQGLHTEPFGRMLAEMQHLHRSHPGASW, from the coding sequence GTGACCACGCAGCCCGCCACCACCCCGGCCGCCGCCCTCGCCCTCGGCGACGACGCCCTCGTCCTCGCCCAGCGCCTGGGGGAGTGGGCCGGCAACGCCCCCGTCCTGGAAGAGGAGGTCGCCCTCGCCAACATCGCGCTCGACCTCCTCGGGCAGGCCCGCATCCTGCTCTCCCTCGTCGGCGACGAGGACGAACTGGCCTACCTCCGCGAGGAGCGCGCCTTCCGCAACTGCCAGCTCGTCGAGCAGCCGAACGGCGACTTCGCCCACACCATCGCCCGCCAGCTCTACTTCTCCACCTACCAGCGCCTCCTGTACGGCGAGCTCGCCACCGGCGACGGCCCGCTCGCCGGCCTCGCCGCCAAGGCCGTCAAGGAAGTCGCCTACCACCAGGACCACGCCGAGCACTGGACCCTGCGCCTCGGCGACGGCACCGACGAGAGCCACCGGCGCATGCAACAGGCCTGCGACGCCCTCTGGCGGTACACCGGCGAACTGTTCCAGCCCCTCGACGGCCTGGACATCGGCCCCGACGCCGCCGCCGCGATGGAGCGCGCCTGGCTCGACTCGGTCACCGCCGTCCTCGACAAGGCCACCCTCACCGTCCCCTCCGGACCGCGCACCGGCGCCTGGAAGGCCGGTGCCGGCCGCCAGGGCCTGCACACCGAGCCCTTCGGACGGATGCTCGCCGAAATGCAGCACCTGCACCGCAGCCACCCGGGGGCGTCATGGTGA
- the paaB gene encoding 1,2-phenylacetyl-CoA epoxidase subunit PaaB: MTTDGWPLWEVFVRSRRGLSHTHAGSLHAPDAEMALRNARDLYTRRSEGVSIWVVPSAEITASSPDEKDPFFEPSADKPYRHPTFYEIPDGVKHL; this comes from the coding sequence ATGACCACCGACGGATGGCCGCTGTGGGAGGTGTTCGTGCGCTCGCGCCGCGGACTGTCCCACACCCACGCCGGCAGCCTGCACGCGCCGGACGCCGAGATGGCCCTGCGCAACGCCCGCGACCTCTACACCCGCCGCAGCGAGGGCGTGTCGATCTGGGTGGTCCCCTCCGCCGAGATCACCGCCTCCTCCCCCGACGAGAAGGACCCCTTCTTCGAGCCCTCGGCGGACAAGCCCTACCGGCACCCCACCTTCTACGAGATCCCGGACGGGGTGAAGCACCTGTGA
- a CDS encoding MarR family winged helix-turn-helix transcriptional regulator, whose product MSDGARETSLDTIERELTAFARRARAAAARLHPELPLVSYTLLAHIDDQQGCRATDLAAHYLLDKSTVSRQVGALEKLGLVERRPDPDDHRVQVLHPTAKGTRLLASTQASRQAAYEERLKDWSADDLTRFAAYLLRYNAAGGAGLPDAKG is encoded by the coding sequence ATGAGCGACGGCGCGCGGGAGACGTCCCTCGACACGATCGAACGGGAGCTGACCGCCTTCGCCCGCCGGGCGCGGGCCGCGGCCGCCCGGCTCCATCCGGAGCTGCCGCTGGTCTCGTACACGCTCCTCGCCCACATCGACGACCAGCAGGGCTGTCGGGCCACGGACCTGGCCGCCCACTACCTCCTGGACAAGTCGACGGTCAGCCGGCAGGTCGGGGCCCTGGAGAAGCTGGGTCTGGTCGAGCGGCGGCCCGACCCTGACGACCACCGGGTCCAGGTACTGCACCCCACCGCGAAGGGCACCCGGCTGCTCGCCTCCACCCAGGCCAGCCGCCAAGCCGCCTACGAGGAACGACTCAAGGACTGGTCGGCCGACGACCTCACCCGGTTCGCCGCGTACCTGCTCCGCTACAACGCGGCCGGCGGCGCCGGTCTCCCCGACGCCAAGGGCTGA
- a CDS encoding DUF2252 domain-containing protein, with protein MDETRTTVPGQRAHTHGDGRIPHVPGFARRAAGGTEATPGGTEATPGGSAKQRGKDLRRGVPRASHSTLVLAAGRPDAVAAVEESSRGRVAALAPIRVGRMAASPFAFLRGSAGLMAHDLVGSPVTGIAAQLCGDAHAANFGLYGDARGRLVIDLNDFDETVVGPWEWDLKRLATSLVLAGREVGADEEMCRAAAFDTVGAYRRTMRLLARLPALDAWNAIADEELVSHTDARDLIGTLERVSAKARNNTSARFAARSTEAVTDEEGGGRRFVDAPPVLRRVPDEEAAAVAAALGEYLGTVSEDRLPLLARYAVHDVAFRVVGTGSVGTRSYVVLLLDHRGEPLVLQVKEARPSALLPYLPAAGFTVPDAGHEGRRVVLGQKRMQVVSDILLGWTTVEGRPYQVRQFRNRKGSVDPAALTAEQVDDYGRMTGALLARAHAHSADPRLIAGYCGKSEELDEAVAAFAIAYADRTTADHEDLLSAIRTGRIAAELGV; from the coding sequence ATGGACGAGACGAGGACAACGGTTCCGGGGCAGCGTGCGCACACCCACGGGGACGGGCGCATCCCGCACGTTCCCGGATTCGCCCGGCGCGCGGCGGGCGGCACCGAGGCCACGCCCGGCGGCACCGAGGCCACGCCCGGCGGTTCCGCCAAACAGCGCGGCAAGGACCTGCGCCGCGGCGTCCCCCGCGCATCGCACAGCACGCTCGTCCTCGCCGCGGGACGGCCCGACGCCGTCGCCGCCGTGGAGGAGTCGAGCCGGGGCCGCGTCGCCGCACTCGCACCGATACGCGTCGGCAGGATGGCGGCGAGCCCCTTCGCCTTCCTGCGCGGCTCCGCCGGACTCATGGCCCACGACCTCGTCGGCTCCCCCGTCACGGGCATAGCCGCCCAGCTGTGCGGCGACGCGCACGCCGCCAACTTCGGCCTCTACGGCGACGCCCGAGGACGCCTCGTCATCGACCTCAACGACTTCGACGAGACCGTCGTGGGCCCCTGGGAGTGGGACCTCAAAAGGCTCGCCACCTCCCTCGTGCTCGCCGGGCGCGAGGTCGGCGCCGACGAGGAGATGTGCCGGGCCGCCGCCTTCGACACCGTCGGCGCCTACCGCCGCACCATGCGGCTGCTCGCCCGGCTCCCCGCGCTCGACGCCTGGAACGCCATCGCGGACGAGGAGCTCGTCTCCCACACCGACGCCCGCGACCTCATAGGCACCCTGGAACGGGTCTCCGCGAAGGCCCGCAACAACACCAGCGCGCGCTTCGCCGCCCGCTCGACCGAGGCCGTCACCGACGAGGAGGGCGGCGGCAGACGCTTCGTCGACGCGCCGCCCGTGCTGCGCCGGGTCCCCGACGAGGAGGCCGCGGCCGTCGCCGCAGCCCTCGGCGAGTACCTGGGGACCGTCTCCGAGGACCGGCTGCCGCTGCTCGCGCGGTACGCCGTCCACGACGTGGCGTTCCGCGTCGTCGGCACCGGCAGCGTCGGCACCCGCTCCTACGTGGTGCTGCTCCTCGACCACCGGGGCGAGCCGCTGGTCCTCCAGGTCAAGGAGGCCCGCCCCTCGGCGCTGCTGCCGTACCTGCCGGCCGCCGGCTTCACCGTCCCGGACGCGGGGCACGAGGGACGGCGGGTGGTGCTCGGGCAGAAGCGGATGCAGGTCGTGAGCGACATCCTGCTCGGCTGGACCACCGTCGAGGGCCGGCCGTACCAGGTGCGCCAGTTCCGCAACCGCAAGGGCAGCGTCGACCCGGCCGCCCTGACCGCCGAGCAGGTCGACGACTACGGCCGCATGACCGGCGCCCTGCTGGCCCGCGCCCACGCCCACAGCGCCGACCCGCGGCTGATAGCCGGCTACTGCGGCAAGAGCGAAGAGCTCGACGAGGCCGTCGCGGCCTTCGCCATCGCCTACGCGGACCGCACCACCGCGGACCACGAGGACCTGCTGTCGGCGATCCGCACGGGACGGATAGCGGCGGAACTGGGCGTCTGA